The nucleotide window ACTCCGGAATCCGGAACCTTGACAGGAATCAGGGGATTTATGAATAAGTGGCTTAAACGTACAACATGATTTCTGAATAAAGGAAACAGGGGTGACACAACATGGCGGTGTATCAAGTATTGGTTGTCGATGATTCCGCTTTTATGCGTAAGATTGTTACGGATTTAATTGAAGCGGATTCGGAATTCAAGGTAACGGCAACGGCATCAAACGGTAGGGAAGCGATTCAAAAATCGCTAGAATTGAAACCTGATATTATCACAATGGACGTTGAGATGCCCGAAATGAATGGGTTGGACGCATTAAAATCAATTATGAAGGAATCCTTCGTTCCTGTGATTATGCTATCTGGTATCAATGAACAAGGCATGAAAGAAACCATTATGGCGCTTGAAGCAGGGGCATTTGACTTCATTCGCAAACCATCCATTGTACATGACCAGGATATCGCTCAAGTCGGCAAAGCCTTGGTTGAACGCATGCGTGCTGCGATGAATGAGATCAAACGAAAAGCTGATCGTGATTTATCCATGAAAAATAGAGACATGTTGCGAGGAACAGTAGCTCCCCCGACTCAGCCAGTGCAGAAAGAAATGCCAGCTAGGGATCGAGTGGAGCCTGTGAAAAAAACGATCGAACCTGCTCAGACAAGTCAACGCTCTATACAAGAGCGAACTGAAGTCTTTCAGGCCAAATCAAAGAAACCAATTGCGCCAGTATCACCTTCGAAACCAGGCCGCGTAGAGAATAGAACGGAGCCTTTACCGAAGTCAGAGCGTAACTCGGGGACAAATGCAGAAAAAGCAGTGAGGTCAGCTAATCCAGTACAGACTCCTAAGGAAATTCGACTACCTAATGCAGCTCGAGTGGCAGCTGATCAAATAGCAGCAACTTCTGCCTCTGCAAAAACCAAGGATTTAACCAAGTCTAATCTTGTTCCAAAAGGTGCAGGGGGCCCAGAAGGGCCATTCAACAAGCTTGTGGCAATAGGTTGTTCTACGGGTGGGCCTAGAGCTCTCAAGACATTGCTCGAGCAGTTGCCTGCTGATTTGCCAGCACCGGTCATTATTGTGCAGCATATGCCGCCCAATTTCACCCGTTCTCTGGCTCAACGATTGAATACGTTCAGTCCACTGCATGTGGTTGAAGCTGAAGAGGGCATGGTTCTGAAAAAAGGGACTGCCTATATAGCACCCGGCGGATTCCATGTGAAAGTTAACAAAACAGCGGACGGGAAGTTTATCGTGAAGTTGACTGAAGATCAACCAGTGAATGGACATAGACCTTCAGTGGATACGATGTTTGAGTCACTTCTGCCGTTTACATCTTTACAAAGGCATCTTGTTTTGCTGACAGGAATGGGCAGTGATGGAGCTCGTATGATGAAGAGATTATACGAAGCAGGAGTTACATCAACCTTTGCCGAGAATGAAGAAACATGTGTTGTATATGGTATGCCGCGTTCTGCTGTAGAGCTGCAATGCGTTCGACATCTTCTGCCACTGCAGGAGATTGCGTCTAAACTTGTTCAAGCAGTGAAATAACGGAGTGTAACTCACGGAGGAGGTGCCTCACAATGGACATGAACCAATATTTATCTATGTTTATTGATGAGTCTAATGATCATCTGCAATCCCTTAACGAAAACATGCTTCAACTTGAAGGCAATCCGGAAGATCTGGGAATAGTTCAGGTCATTTTCCGTTCTGCTCATACCCTGAAGGGTATGGCGGCAACAATGGGCTTCGAAGATTTGGCATCATTGACACATAAAATGGAAAATGTGCTGGACCTGGTGCGTAATGAGAAGTTGAAAATGCAAGATTTCATTTTTGATACCATGTTCAAGAGTCTGGATGCTTTGGAAACTATGGTTCAGGATATTACCGAAGGTGGACAAGGTAAAGCGGATGTGTCCGCTATCGTAGCTTCACTTCAGGCAATTGAAAATGGTGAAATGACAAGCGGAGATGCGCCTGCAACTGAAAAAAACAAATCGGCTAACGCTTTAATTGCGTCGGCTGTGGAGCTGGATGAATTCCAATATTCAGTGCTGGATCAGTCGATTGCTGAAGGTCACCGTGTATTTTATGTAGATGTGCTTGTAAGTGAGCATAGCCAGTTAAAAGGTGTTCGGGCTTATATGGTCTTTGATATGCTCGAGCGTTCAGGTGAAGTCGTAAAGGCTTACCCATCCGTTCAGGATATTGAGCAGGAGAAGTTTGAGCGCAGTTTCTCGTTGTATTACATAACAACTAAAGAGGCGCACGAACTGGAAGAAGGCATCATGAGTATCTCTGAAATTGAAAGTGCGAAGCTGATCCAATTGGATCAGGAGACTCTTCAGCAGATGGCTAATCAGGTCGCAGCCACAGTTGAAGCACCAATCGCACCGACTATTGTAGCTGAGGTTGCTTCACCAGATAAGAATTCTGCATCCAATGAAGAAGCCAAGACGGCACCAGCCAAAACAGCTGCGCCGAAACAAGCTGCGGCACCTTCACGTACCATTCGTGTCGATATTGAACGCCTCGATGTATTGATGAACTTGTTCAGTGAATTGTTGATTGACCGTTCCCGTCTGGAGCAACTGGCCAGTGAGACAGGTAACAATGATTTATCCGATACGGTAGCACATTTAAGCAGAGTAAGCACGGATTTGCAAAACATTGTATTGAAATTGCGGATGGTTCCGGTAGATACCGTATTTAATCGATTCCCGCGTATGATCCGTGATTTGGCTAAGACACTTGATAAAAAAATTGATCTGGTCATTACAGGTGCTGAGACGGAACTGGATCGTACGGTAATTGATGAGATTGGTGATCCCCTTGTGCATTTGCTGCGTAATGCGGTTGACCATGGTGTTGAATCCATTGCAGAGCGTGTAGCTGCAGGTAAACCAGAGATGGGTACAGTAAACCTGCGCGCCTTCCACAGTGGAAATCACGTATTTATCGAGATTGAAGATGATGGTAAAGGAATCTATCGCGACAAGCTTCTGAAAACCGCGATCAAACGTGGAGTTGTAACTGAAGAACAAGGTGCCAAGATGAGCGACGATGAAGTGAATCAACTGTTGTTCGCACCTGGTTTTAGTACTGCGGATGTTATTTCAGATATCTCCGGCAGAGGCGTTGGTTTAGATGTAGTAAAATCGAAAATCACTTCGCTTGGCGGTAATGTAACGATTCATTCGACTCCAGGCAAAGGCACGAACTTCTCTGTTCAGCTTCCGTTGACTCTTTCCATTATCGCTGCAATGCTTGTACGACTTGGTTCAGAGAAATACGCTGTTCCATTGTCCTCCATTGTAGAGACAGCGATTGTACAGCGTGAGCAGGTTCGCAATATTCATGGCAATAAAATGATCACGTTCCGTGAGTCACTGATTCCATACTTGTCCTTGAGCGAAGTGTTCTCCGTACCGGATTTCAATGATGCTGATGAGCAGGAAACAGAAATTGTCGTAATTCGCAAAGGTGACCGTCTTGCAGCCGTAGCTGTTGAGGAATTTATTGGACAGAGTGAGATTGTTCTCAAATCAATGGGAACGTATCTGCCTGCTATTGAAGGAATCTCTGGAGCAACCATACTCGGAGATGGACAAGTAGCCCTGATTCTTGATCCTAATGCATTTATTAAATAAGCATATAGCTAAGTCTTACATTTAATAGGGGGGTTTTTTACATGGAAGAAGAGTTGAAAGTCATCGTCTTTAAATTGGGTACCGAAGAGTATGGTATTGAGGTAGATAAGGTTCAGACGATTGAGCGCATGATGCCAATTACCCGTGTTCCCAAGACACTTTCCTTTGTAAAAGGAGTAATTAATCTACGTGGTGTTGTAATCCCGGTCATTGATCTACGCGGTCGTTTCTCCCTTCCGGAATCGGAGTATACGGACCAGACTCGTATTGTTATCGTAGGTGTAGACGACATGCAAGTTGGCTTTATCGTAGATTCTGCCAATGATGTTATTGATATCAAGAGCAGTGCGATCGATAGCCCACCAGAAGTGGTTGGCGGCGTCAAAGCGAGATATCTGCGTGGTGTGGCCAAATTGGAGGATTCACGCTTGCTGATTATGCTTAACTTGAACGAAGTATTAAATAAAAGCGAGATTGTACAGCTGGAAAGTGTTGAGGGCTAGTACCGTGGAAATGTTCAACCGATTTGAGGTATTCCAGATGGATGTGCTCAAAGAGGTCGGTAACATTGGAGCAGGCAACGCCGCAACGGCGTTGTCTCAACTCCTCAACAGACCGATTGACATGGGTGTACCTACAGTACAAATGCTCCCGTTTGAAGAAGTTGCTGAAAAAGTGGGCGGAGATGAACGCATCGTTGTTACCGTATTTCTTCGTGTAGAAGGGGAAGCACCGGGAAATCTTTTCTTTATGATGACACCAGAGGCTGCTAAAATGTTGTTGAATAGACTTGCTGGATTTGATTTGAAAGAAGGACTCGCTTTCACAGATATGGAGCAATCAGCCCTTTCCGAAATTGGAAATATTTTGGCTGGATCATATCTTTCTTCTTTGGCAGATTTCACGAAGTTGTCCATGTATCCAACCGTCCCTGGACTTGCTATTGATATGGCGGGTGCCATTCTGAGCTATGGCTTGCTGCAATTCGGCGAGATGGGTGACGATGCATTGTTGATTGACACATCTTTCTTTGAAGGTGAAGATCAGGTTGAGGGTCAGTTTTTCCTGATTCCAGATCCGCCATCATTTGCAAAGATATTTGAATCGCTAGGGGTGCCACTGAGCCATGATTGAGGACAAAAGCGTCGTTAAAGTCGGTATGGCGGATTTAAACATCGCTCATCTTCCTGGCGTAATCCGTACGACTGGCCTGGGCTCGTGTGTGGGATTAACAATGTATGACCCACATTTGAAACTGGCTGGAATGGCGCATGTCATGCTTCCTACTTCCGAGATTGCCCGTGAAGGGAAACTGAACACAGCCAAATATGCAGATACGGCGTTGCCTGAGCTTTTGGAAAAAATGATAAAATTAGGCGCTGCTCGCTCTCGTATCGTTTCTAAAATGGCTGGAGGCTCTC belongs to Paenibacillus sp. FSL H8-0079 and includes:
- the cheB gene encoding chemotaxis-specific protein-glutamate methyltransferase CheB, which translates into the protein MAVYQVLVVDDSAFMRKIVTDLIEADSEFKVTATASNGREAIQKSLELKPDIITMDVEMPEMNGLDALKSIMKESFVPVIMLSGINEQGMKETIMALEAGAFDFIRKPSIVHDQDIAQVGKALVERMRAAMNEIKRKADRDLSMKNRDMLRGTVAPPTQPVQKEMPARDRVEPVKKTIEPAQTSQRSIQERTEVFQAKSKKPIAPVSPSKPGRVENRTEPLPKSERNSGTNAEKAVRSANPVQTPKEIRLPNAARVAADQIAATSASAKTKDLTKSNLVPKGAGGPEGPFNKLVAIGCSTGGPRALKTLLEQLPADLPAPVIIVQHMPPNFTRSLAQRLNTFSPLHVVEAEEGMVLKKGTAYIAPGGFHVKVNKTADGKFIVKLTEDQPVNGHRPSVDTMFESLLPFTSLQRHLVLLTGMGSDGARMMKRLYEAGVTSTFAENEETCVVYGMPRSAVELQCVRHLLPLQEIASKLVQAVK
- a CDS encoding chemotaxis protein CheA, encoding MDMNQYLSMFIDESNDHLQSLNENMLQLEGNPEDLGIVQVIFRSAHTLKGMAATMGFEDLASLTHKMENVLDLVRNEKLKMQDFIFDTMFKSLDALETMVQDITEGGQGKADVSAIVASLQAIENGEMTSGDAPATEKNKSANALIASAVELDEFQYSVLDQSIAEGHRVFYVDVLVSEHSQLKGVRAYMVFDMLERSGEVVKAYPSVQDIEQEKFERSFSLYYITTKEAHELEEGIMSISEIESAKLIQLDQETLQQMANQVAATVEAPIAPTIVAEVASPDKNSASNEEAKTAPAKTAAPKQAAAPSRTIRVDIERLDVLMNLFSELLIDRSRLEQLASETGNNDLSDTVAHLSRVSTDLQNIVLKLRMVPVDTVFNRFPRMIRDLAKTLDKKIDLVITGAETELDRTVIDEIGDPLVHLLRNAVDHGVESIAERVAAGKPEMGTVNLRAFHSGNHVFIEIEDDGKGIYRDKLLKTAIKRGVVTEEQGAKMSDDEVNQLLFAPGFSTADVISDISGRGVGLDVVKSKITSLGGNVTIHSTPGKGTNFSVQLPLTLSIIAAMLVRLGSEKYAVPLSSIVETAIVQREQVRNIHGNKMITFRESLIPYLSLSEVFSVPDFNDADEQETEIVVIRKGDRLAAVAVEEFIGQSEIVLKSMGTYLPAIEGISGATILGDGQVALILDPNAFIK
- a CDS encoding chemotaxis protein CheW, whose translation is MEEELKVIVFKLGTEEYGIEVDKVQTIERMMPITRVPKTLSFVKGVINLRGVVIPVIDLRGRFSLPESEYTDQTRIVIVGVDDMQVGFIVDSANDVIDIKSSAIDSPPEVVGGVKARYLRGVAKLEDSRLLIMLNLNEVLNKSEIVQLESVEG
- a CDS encoding chemotaxis protein CheC, whose product is MFNRFEVFQMDVLKEVGNIGAGNAATALSQLLNRPIDMGVPTVQMLPFEEVAEKVGGDERIVVTVFLRVEGEAPGNLFFMMTPEAAKMLLNRLAGFDLKEGLAFTDMEQSALSEIGNILAGSYLSSLADFTKLSMYPTVPGLAIDMAGAILSYGLLQFGEMGDDALLIDTSFFEGEDQVEGQFFLIPDPPSFAKIFESLGVPLSHD
- a CDS encoding chemotaxis protein CheD, whose amino-acid sequence is MIEDKSVVKVGMADLNIAHLPGVIRTTGLGSCVGLTMYDPHLKLAGMAHVMLPTSEIAREGKLNTAKYADTALPELLEKMIKLGAARSRIVSKMAGGSQMFAFAGAGDTMRIGPRNADSCREWLQKLNIPLLAEDTGGNYGRTIEMDCETGLLTIRSVQMGVKEL